The nucleotide sequence GTGTGCtggcatacatgactgtaactttaaaatttggtatctaTAGGTCATTCATCATTTGAAACCCTGTAATGTGTATATTGATGTAATCAGGCaacactatagaatttaataaagtcattaaaaaaatttagatttttccgccattataagtaccctgtatccttaagaaaTGCAGTAACTCTGTAATAGCTGCAGGAGACCCCGAGTCGCTTACACAAAGATACTCGAGAGGTGTCTGTGAACGTACTCTGGAAGTTTGTCAGTATAGTTCtacttcactttgtttatcattaaCCAGCTGTTGTTGTCTCCCCAGTTTAAAGATATGAGAATACTTTAGATAATACGGAATCCACTTGGCTGactctttttttaaattgtgcgTTTTCCACTATGCTGATGAAGCATGATAAAGGCTGTAGTGCAATAATGTAGTagtgaaaacttataaattgtGAATAGTAAATTCTTTTtgcattttcttgttgttgttgctgtgttgAATATATATTATGTTCCATTAATATAGTACTAATATGCTTGAACTTTTCCCCTGTCACTTGAACTCTTGTAAATGCAGCCAAAGAACGAAGGAAGAGCAACATTTAGATATATTGCTTAAAGAAGTGGACAAAAAAAAGACTGAATCAACAGAAATGTCATCTGAAATAGAGAAATGCAAGAGTGAACTTCATGAACTGCAGGTGAGCTGTTCAtctgcaatatgctttttatttatttgtagctgTTAAAATATATTATTACAATGAACTTTAGAATATGTATTCTTCTTTGGGGTGGAAAAGATTAACATGAAACTTGTTTAGTGTTGTAACGTGACTGACATTAAGGACACAGCTACTGTAGAGTTAGATCATTGAGTATTGATCAGGCTTGCACATAAACTAATACAGTAACGTTACATAATGGATGTAGGACTTAGTGGGACAACAAATGGAGGGAGGGATTTTAAACTTATGCAAACATGTGaaaggagagatctggagaaagaaTCAGCAGCTCTCAGATTGTTTGCTAGAGAACCTGTTGTCTGTAGCAGACTATAGTCTGTTGGATTATTGCAGCCATATTCACCTTTCATTCAAATATTTAGTGATTATACTGTGGAGTGATATGAAATAGTATGTATGGAACTGGTAGTGAGGAAGGTGAGAGGAATATTTAGATTGGTTGTGAAGACAGTGCAAAACTGCAGTGCATTTGTAAAGAAATCACATAACtcattaatgtaatttattttgcaATACTATTCCAGAATGTAGAGTCCTAATGAATTAGTCATGACAGTAGTAGTCAAAGGAATTCAGAGGCCTGTTACCAGGAAAGTAATTATATAATGCATACAAAATTTCTTAAATGCTTATAGAACTTAAACAGGATTCTCTGGAAGAAGGATGTCAttattctcttaaataaatcaagcAAACTTGTTTGGAAAAGACCATGCCAAAACCGTTTCTTCTACCAAATTATCTTGTGTAAGGATAATGACAGTAAGGAGGATTACAGTGCCTACTCAGGCATTGTCATTTTTACCGCTCACTTTACATGTGAACACAGTAGTACAATGAGTGACCAATGTTGGTAGAAGTGCATGTGCCATGCCTTTTACAGTGATTTGCTGAGTGAAATTTGTTGTTACATTTGCAGAGCAAAAGTAAGTATTACATGTAGAGTATCAGAATATACATGACTTTTGCCTCATACCTCCTAGATTCATTGTAACTTGGTAGTTATCTGCACATTTCTGACATAAACTTCAAAATCAACCAAGAGATATTCTCTTCGTACCTCTGGGATAATCTGTCTTATTGCTGATAGCATTTGTACCaagtgtcctcagttatttgttggacatattccAACCCCTGTCTTTGCTTATGGCTTTTTACTCTCAATAGGTCCCTCTCGTACCATtaagcccccaggggctcagtaTTGATTTGCTGGGTACAAGCTTGGCAACCCCGTGGTTCCCGAGCTGGGGCTGGTAAGCACCACCAATCCcctcaccgtaagctctgggcatgcttcagcaaccactgcATGGTGTGacagtggaacattgtgtgtctcaGGGTACAGGGATCTTGGATTGACCACCTGGATTGCGAAGATAGGATAAACCTCTgcaaaaaaccctcaatctcaagctGTGCTGTGCACTGatgggatgcatggctgttgaggtgaaacagtcattagcgggcaacctctggggaacctgccgcacctcagttgtataaggcttacttagGGACGTGGGTCTGTCGGAGTGGACCCCTACtaaactagctgctcgtgggaccaagatggaaccctcgaaatcaTAATCTTCTCCTCCCAGCGGGAAATAAGTATACTTTTGACTGTAGGAGCAGTGCTCATGGAGTCATGAATAACAGTATGTTTCTGGTTATAAAGAGGAAGGAGGGGACATTTGAAAGTATCCCCCTTTTGTATCCATAAGGGTTTGGAAGGCCTTGCtggaacattaaaatctataaaacaATTGTGCAATGGCTCATTGTTGGTCGAAACTAAGACGTCATAGCAAGTAGACCTTAAGAAATTGCAGAAACGGGATGACTATATCATTGTTGAGATGCACACCTCTCTCAACTGCAGTAAGGGCGTTGTCACATCCTGAGATATCATGGACATGGCCATAGCAgaactgaagcaagaatgggcatcccagggaatagtCGATGTGGAGTAATGAACGCACTGGGATAATGGAGCAATTGAAAAGATTCTCTTTCATTGTCACACTCAATTCTCCTACACCGCCTGAACATCTTACGGTGGGGTTCCTTAGAGTTAATGTTCGACCTTACGTTCCAAACCCTATGTGGTGTTGTAAATGCAAGCATTTCGGCTGTTCAACCATGAGTTGTGGAGGTGAAGTGATTTGCAGGAACTGTGGAAAAGCAGCTCATGATGCTGGGACTGTCTGTCCGTCTCTGCCAATCTGTATAaactgctctgggaaccacccagtCTGGAGCAGAGACTATCCTGTTTTTTTCTGAAGAATGCAAAATGTAGGAGATAAGTGGCCAAGCAGATCCCCTATGCCGAAGCCAAAAACGAATATATGGCAACGAAGGCGTGTGGCTCTTAAACACTTTAAACACCGAATGACAGCAGACAACCTTAGGGCATTTTGAGTCGCAAGGGCCAATGCTTGACGTGTCATTAGGGAGAGTAAGAAAATATCATGGCAATTGTTCGTGGACTCCACCAGTCATTCCACTTCTTCTAtagaagtatgggaagccatcctgaggatttccggtaaacgcagccatTTGccgatagcagcagtgctgaaacaggggtgccTCCAACCACCACCTTGCTCAGATGTTGGTCGGACATTTATCACAAACTACTACCAGTGCAAGCCAATATCTGGTGTTTCATTGCTATCTTGCGACTGTAAAGATGGAGagcagttctgaggcctacaactcccctttctccacctGGGAGCTCGAATAGCACGGACAGATTCGTGACACTGCACACAGTCATGACCAAATCTGGTAGTGCATGCTCTGACATTTGCCAGTGGCATCAAAGGAAATCCTTCTCcaatgttttaatctaatatggcagacaggcaactaCCCAAACTCATGGAGAGAGAAAATTCTGATAGCTCTCCTCAAATCAGGAAAGAACTGCAAATGTCCCAGTAGTTACCGGAGTATCGCCataacgagctgtgtaggaaagaccctggagcgaatggttaagTTGCCTAGTGTGGTTGTTAAGAGACCAGGCAACCTCTTAGTCACTCTGTGTGGATTCCGAAGATTTCGGTCCACTGCCAACAATCTGTGTTTTGCAGCCTCCTGCGTTTTGCCGCCTTGATTAACTCGCTTCTCTTCTAATTGGTTTTAGTGCATATGATACAGAGTGACTGTAAGATTATTTAGAGTGCATGTGTGTACAACACTTTGTTAtctccacattttttttctcataagtgtaagggtgctgatgaccttgCCATTGGGGCTCAACACTTTTCAGTTCCCCCACCCATACAGTGCTGCGCTGTAAAtgaacattcccagaaatttcttcctactactgtatgttttataaaataaaagcaATTCTGTAACTTTGTTTCAGATGCAGTTGAATGCTTTGAATGTGACTGACAGACCAGTGCACAGAAGAGTTCTTGATAAACTTAAAAATGTTGATATGATGAAAAAACAAATTGTAGAATGTCAGACACAGTTGAAAAAATACAAGGGGCTTCCTCCTGACTTTTTTGAAGCAAGAAAGAAGcttgcagatatgcacaacaaattaCGTGAGGTGGAAAAGGAAGTTCttgacaaaattttagggaaaagTAACTGCACTATGCCTTCTCCTTTCCCCTCCCCACATTAAGTTTTGTATATAAGGTTTCCTAAAATATTTTACATATGTATTGGTATGGAATATAGTGTTACATAAAGTGAGTAAAAAATTCATGGCTTTAAATGTGTGTTTATTGCCTAATTCATGTACTGTTTAAATTGTACAGTAAATAGTACTGGTATAAGAACCAGTAATATCTTATTCCAGTGATGGAAATTGGAAATTGAAAAATGTGAGCAGAACAATCTTCAGCACAAACCATTTAAAAATTATGGGCAACCAAGAAAAGTTAAAGAAAAACATGGTCAGGCTCTAGATAACACCAACCTATAGCATACTATCTTACAATTacagcataaatacataaatatttgcaTTTTACATACTACTGATTCTGAACTGACAAGCACAGAGGGTAACACCACAGTATTTACATACATATAGTATATGCTGCAGTGGCATGACGGCCTTACTGAAAAATTATTAGTGCCTCAAAATTAGTGAATCTAGTTTTAGTACCATAACAAGAGTTTAGCCAACCTGTCACCGTGTAAAGTTCTCTTGTAGTTTTACAGTAGTGTTTAAATTCCTCACACTATTTCACTTAACATTTTGTTATGGAAAGATGACACTTTCAAATAAAAACATTAGTCTGGTAATCATACAGTGTCTGACACATCTTACACAAAAGTTTTCGTATCAGAACTTGGAGGGAGTGCAAAACAGTGTGAGCAAggaatcaaaatttttaaaaagtttcatgtGACTTGACTAAAAAATCATGACACTTAGAATAAACTAAATACAAGTTAGCAACcgcagcaggcgaaaaggaatacaaatgtgtaaaaaatgagattgacaggaagtgcaaaatggttaagcaggaatggctggaagataaatataaggatttagaagcacatttaACAAGAGGAAAGATGGACGCCGCTTACAGGGAAATAAAatgcctttgaagaaaagagaagtatgagtagctgtacgaatatcaagaattcaaattaaaaacaagagacaggtgaaaggagtaaatagagggaCTGTACAAGGAAAATAAACTTAAAGGCATTGTTATACAAATGGAAGAGAATAACACTAACGTGCCTTGAAACACCGTCAGACAGGATTTAGAAGTTCGACTGCGCGTGTGTGTAATGGACAAGGGTGTCGGACTATAATTTTTGATTTGGTGAAATAACAAAAACCAAACAGGCTTTAATCTTGGgcgttaatgaaagtggtaaaatcataaatgaatggaaaaaagaatggtcgccagcccaattaggcactttaatttggaaaaatatgtttgagaaaattgaatattagttactgaaattacttttgttgagatttccctttgaatagcaaacaggatacaaacttatGGGGAGAAACTTTGCACCATAGTCGAGCCACAGTCAAGATCGTTGCttaaacaaatatttaaatgtcactgcatgaagcgcagaactaaatttggacatgaggggcttctattttgactgacatgaaaaacacaaagatgaataacatcgtaaatacactgtttaagctcctctacacATCAGTTTTCCTCAGTAACAGTAatagttaaatttttttcttaataggtgGAGGTTATTAatgggacccataaactagtatagtttcactagtcaaagcTCTTTGATGATTACAATAGTAAAGACTAACTCTAAAAGCTAATcgttcatttcacttcacttagagtagttcataaattattttgctagacaataaaatacaacactgggcttaattagcTTCAAAAAAAGGAACCTTTCATGATGAGTACCAAAAATATCTTCTTTAACATGTTCGCTGCCATCGGTGCAGTAGTGTGCCCGGCCGATACTGGTGCACATGCCGTGGACGAACCTGTGCAGCGAGACACACAGCTGTTGTGAGGCACCATGGTTTAGTCGGGCACAGCCATTCAGTGTGGTTTATTGCTCAGGCACT is from Schistocerca cancellata isolate TAMUIC-IGC-003103 chromosome 6, iqSchCanc2.1, whole genome shotgun sequence and encodes:
- the LOC126088611 gene encoding uncharacterized protein LOC126088611 isoform X3 codes for the protein MYIEKLTKEIKSEDEKIQSVLKKLGLSVSDLEEKSKDALEDLVAYQMKYNLRDTSKTTMLLDRVERMQKEAEEARSSACLKREKERLNFMTERLQNATEELEIQRTKEEQHLDILLKEVDKKKTESTEMSSEIEKCKSELHELQMQLNALNVTDRPVHRRVLDKLKNVDMMKKQIVECQTQLKKYKGLPPDFFEARKKLADMHNKLREVEKEVLDKILGKSNCTMPSPFPSPH